A window of the Deltaproteobacteria bacterium genome harbors these coding sequences:
- a CDS encoding polyphosphate polymerase domain-containing protein, producing the protein MGRALSSICSRDAYSGPEGIYTIRSLYFDSAKFGCYWANEREQFERFKCRIRSYPPLSNNVWFEVKGREGDTIRKTRVRVSGRDWQELLRNPSIENLSKIDLPGRNYAERFLSLIHTHHLSPKVLVEYDREAFFSHVDDYARVTFDRGVRCQIQEEASVEAQENAWRFVDNPIVTHTQGPMCVVELKFGAMVPRWMSVLVQNFELLRYSFSKYCFSVDAQLLLPNSHVAGIQAQGMM; encoded by the coding sequence AGAAGGCATCTACACCATTCGGTCCCTTTACTTCGACTCTGCTAAGTTTGGCTGTTACTGGGCAAACGAGCGCGAACAATTCGAGCGGTTTAAGTGCCGCATACGCTCTTACCCGCCCCTTTCAAACAATGTCTGGTTTGAGGTGAAGGGCCGAGAAGGTGACACCATTCGCAAAACACGGGTCCGAGTTTCGGGCCGAGACTGGCAAGAACTTTTGCGAAATCCAAGCATCGAGAATCTCAGTAAGATTGACTTGCCCGGCCGCAACTACGCGGAGCGCTTTCTGTCTCTGATTCATACCCACCACCTCTCTCCAAAAGTGCTGGTAGAATACGACCGAGAAGCTTTCTTCTCTCACGTTGATGATTACGCCCGCGTCACATTCGACCGGGGTGTCCGCTGCCAAATTCAGGAAGAGGCTTCGGTGGAGGCTCAGGAAAATGCGTGGCGGTTCGTCGACAATCCGATTGTGACCCATACTCAAGGACCCATGTGCGTCGTCGAACTTAAATTTGGCGCGATGGTACCAAGATGGATGAGTGTTTTGGTTCAAAACTTTGAACTATTGCGATACTCTTTTTCGAAATATTGCTTCAGTGTAGACGCGCAACTGCTCTTACCCAATAGCCATGTGGCCGGTATTCAGGCCCAAGGAATGATGTAA
- a CDS encoding DUF4956 domain-containing protein, translating to MDLLDSISRPDIVDWRTAIVSILLAFALAQAVASVYMRTFRGLSYSRTLVQAMALASIVTCMLMLAIGNSIAAGIGIAGGLSIIRFRTTMRDPRDMVFVFTALAAGIASGLQAYAAAIAGTVVFLVAAMALDLTAFGARKHFDGLVRFALPPQGEAQTLVGQLLKKHCDSFVLVTLREASQGKMVEHAYQISIPHPEARSELVANLQALSGVQDVTLLMQEPTLDL from the coding sequence ATGGATCTTCTCGATAGTATATCTAGACCCGACATAGTCGATTGGCGCACCGCCATCGTCTCGATACTTTTAGCGTTTGCGCTCGCCCAAGCCGTCGCCTCTGTTTATATGCGCACGTTTCGTGGCCTTAGCTACTCGCGCACCCTCGTTCAAGCAATGGCCCTGGCCTCTATTGTTACCTGTATGCTGATGCTTGCCATTGGCAACAGCATTGCAGCCGGTATTGGTATTGCGGGCGGTCTTTCCATCATTCGCTTTCGAACCACCATGCGCGACCCACGCGATATGGTCTTTGTGTTCACGGCCCTTGCCGCTGGTATTGCCTCGGGTCTTCAAGCCTACGCTGCGGCCATTGCGGGAACCGTTGTGTTCTTAGTCGCTGCCATGGCTCTAGACCTCACAGCTTTTGGTGCTCGCAAGCACTTTGACGGCCTCGTACGATTTGCGCTTCCCCCGCAAGGCGAAGCACAAACTTTGGTGGGTCAGCTCCTTAAAAAGCACTGCGACTCATTCGTGCTCGTGACGTTGCGAGAAGCTTCCCAAGGGAAAATGGTAGAGCACGCGTATCAAATTAGCATCCCTCACCCGGAAGCTCGAAGTGAACTCGTTGCCAATTTACAAGCACTGAGCGGCGTCCAAGACGTTACGCTTTTGATGCAAGAACCGACGTTGGATTTATAG